The stretch of DNA GGCCCGCCTGTAGCAACCCCAATCGTGGATCAGGATGATGGTGTTGGTCACCAAATTCCAGTTCAGGCTCCGGGAAGATCTTTGTCTTGAAGTCGCTCATAGGTCAAAGCTGCCTTGTTCATTCGAGCCGGACGGCTTCTTCGACTTCTGCGCCTTCGCGCCCCACACGTCCTCGGGCACACTCTTTGGCAGTTCGATGGAAGGCGGGTCACCAAACTTGATGATACGATCCGTCTTGGTGTCGGGTGCCAGCAGTTCGCCGGCATCTTCAAATTCCATACCTGACAGCAATCGATGCCACATGATCACCTGGCCTCGAACGGTGTTGTTTGTGTCGAGGCGCTTCTTCCCGGACAACAAGGCATCCGGATAGTTGAGCGCGCGCTCTCCATCCGAAGTGAAATAGTAGGATGGGTTGATGATCAGGTACCATTGGTCCGCCAAGCGCTCGAACCGGGGATGGAATGAATGGTGCCGCACATAGTCGATGGGCCCCTCCCCCTTCGACTTCTGATAGACGCTGACAACGTCTGCCTGTGTCTTCTGCTTCGCACCAAGATAGCGAAACTTGCGCGCGACGCCTCCAGGTGTTGGCAAGAAGTAGAACTGCTTTTTCTTTCGGTCCCATCCAAGCAAATCCCGAAAGTCATGGCCCAGAGTATGTCGCAACAGACCCGCAAATTTGTATTGCTGATCCACTGCGTCGTGTTGTGCCAGAAAGTCGGTTTCGATCCGTTCGACCTGATCCCGTTCGACCAGGTCGCGAACGGGTGTGGTTAGTGGGTCGCAGAATGTCCAAAGCGAGGTTTCATCGACCATCCAATCGTACCGCTGGCCGTCCCGGACCTTATTCATCCGGGCGAGCGCCTTCTGGGTAGAGAGCTGTGTCTGTGCGACGAAGATTTCCTCAGGAAGCTGCAATGGCACCATGTTGATGATCGCTTCCTCCCCTCCCCCAAGTGGC from Leisingera daeponensis DSM 23529 encodes:
- a CDS encoding DUF4365 domain-containing protein, which produces MNKKITASQRIGEIGEKAANLQFLRIGFQFDGRSRLEAGIDGIAEVMDDDQPTAKMIAVQVKATERGSYVGETDAGFTYRVRASDFDYWRGSNLPVILVLYRQSDDTFFWKSLENLVGEAERTLQFDKERDVLDGRAKNHLAALTVAKQGHGYYVPPLGGGEEAIINMVPLQLPEEIFVAQTQLSTQKALARMNKVRDGQRYDWMVDETSLWTFCDPLTTPVRDLVERDQVERIETDFLAQHDAVDQQYKFAGLLRHTLGHDFRDLLGWDRKKKQFYFLPTPGGVARKFRYLGAKQKTQADVVSVYQKSKGEGPIDYVRHHSFHPRFERLADQWYLIINPSYYFTSDGERALNYPDALLSGKKRLDTNNTVRGQVIMWHRLLSGMEFEDAGELLAPDTKTDRIIKFGDPPSIELPKSVPEDVWGAKAQKSKKPSGSNEQGSFDL